The following are from one region of the Cytobacillus firmus genome:
- a CDS encoding M20 family metallopeptidase, translating to MDVSKILTKVDEVYSEVIEWRRYLHENPELSFQEVHTANYVYEKLESFGGLELSRPTETSVLARLKGSKPGKVIALRADMDALPIAENTGLPYASKNTGVMHACGHDAHTSMLLGAAKMLTEEKENLSGEIVFIFQHAEELPPGGAREMVAAGVMEGIDQVVGLHLMATIPFGTIGIRDGAITSASDIFKITVQGKGGHASTPELTVDPVAAGAQIVSGLNHIVARSVGPLDSAVVSVTRFHGGEAFNVIPDTVEIGGSVRVLDNTTRELVKKRISETAEGIARAHGAEAKVEYTYGYNPVVNNAELTKEVTNVLETYFTDRVIENIDPMLGGEDFSAFSEVRPGCYIMIGAGNDQKGITFPHHHPKFDLDEESMKDGLKFHVLSALTLSGTRKGGV from the coding sequence ATGGATGTCAGCAAGATACTAACAAAAGTTGATGAAGTATACAGCGAAGTCATCGAGTGGCGGCGCTATCTTCATGAAAATCCGGAATTATCCTTTCAGGAAGTACATACGGCAAATTATGTTTATGAAAAACTTGAAAGTTTTGGAGGTCTTGAATTATCGCGGCCGACTGAAACAAGTGTGCTTGCGAGATTAAAAGGATCTAAGCCTGGTAAAGTAATAGCGTTGCGTGCTGATATGGATGCATTGCCAATTGCAGAAAATACAGGCTTGCCATATGCCTCTAAAAATACGGGTGTCATGCATGCATGCGGACATGATGCTCACACCAGCATGCTTCTCGGAGCAGCTAAAATGCTAACAGAAGAAAAAGAAAATCTCAGCGGGGAAATCGTATTTATTTTTCAGCATGCTGAAGAGCTTCCTCCGGGAGGAGCACGGGAAATGGTTGCTGCCGGTGTGATGGAAGGCATCGATCAAGTAGTAGGCCTGCATCTAATGGCAACGATTCCATTTGGTACAATCGGCATAAGAGATGGCGCCATTACCTCTGCCAGTGATATTTTCAAAATTACTGTTCAGGGAAAGGGAGGACATGCGTCAACACCGGAACTGACGGTTGATCCGGTAGCCGCAGGAGCCCAAATTGTGTCGGGTTTAAATCACATTGTTGCCCGTTCTGTTGGCCCTCTTGATTCTGCAGTTGTGTCTGTTACCAGATTCCATGGAGGAGAAGCATTTAACGTCATCCCTGATACTGTGGAAATTGGTGGATCAGTCAGAGTGCTTGACAACACAACCCGTGAGCTGGTTAAAAAACGAATCAGCGAAACAGCTGAAGGGATTGCCCGCGCACATGGAGCAGAAGCAAAGGTTGAATATACATATGGCTACAACCCTGTTGTAAATAACGCAGAATTAACGAAAGAAGTTACTAATGTACTAGAAACATATTTTACGGACCGTGTAATTGAAAATATTGACCCCATGCTGGGCGGAGAAGATTTTTCCGCTTTCAGCGAGGTTAGGCCCGGGTGCTATATCATGATTGGTGCAGGGAATGATCAGAAAGGAATTACCTTCCCGCACCACCACCCTAAATTTGATCTTGATGAAGAGTCAATGAAGGATGGTTTGAAATTTCATGTGCTATCTGCTCTTACTTTATCTGGAACCAGAAAAGGAGGGGTTTGA
- a CDS encoding methyl-accepting chemotaxis protein → MSQLSYILRTLFVIIPTVLIISIAVCVGNGLEGSAFWMTIGFIVILGTLAGILSAFMNYRKFIAPISIINTYIEELAEGNMSKRLDEKSVGQLGSIAAALNHTASAWQEVLNKVVLASDEVTQYAQQLSSGAQQTNMATSHIAEVIEEIAAGADNQVNGVGTASHVIMQVSETLTQVASNSEQVTEQINDSLEKANHGDAAISTAGCQMNYIHMNVQDLSKVVKGLGQRSQEIGKIIEVITGIAAQTNLLALNAAIEAARAGEQGKGFAVVANEVRNLAEKSAESTLQISQLISKIQEETHQVVQTMDTVNHEVTEGMEVMKGAGDSFKQIRQSVSMVTNQMQEVASAIQQMSAGSRQMVQSMDEITHVANESAMATQSVLASTEEQAASMEEISLSADHLTGMAEDLKELISRFKL, encoded by the coding sequence ATGAGCCAGCTTAGCTATATTCTCCGTACTTTATTCGTCATTATTCCTACTGTTTTGATCATCAGCATTGCAGTATGTGTTGGTAATGGGCTTGAAGGAAGTGCGTTTTGGATGACGATCGGGTTTATTGTCATCCTTGGAACACTGGCGGGAATATTATCCGCATTTATGAACTACCGCAAATTTATTGCACCTATCAGTATAATTAATACATACATTGAAGAACTTGCAGAAGGAAACATGTCCAAAAGACTGGACGAGAAATCAGTAGGCCAGCTTGGTTCCATTGCTGCAGCACTGAATCATACTGCCTCTGCCTGGCAGGAGGTGCTCAATAAAGTGGTGCTGGCTTCGGACGAAGTCACACAATATGCCCAGCAGCTATCATCCGGTGCCCAGCAGACAAACATGGCCACAAGCCACATTGCTGAGGTGATTGAAGAGATTGCTGCAGGGGCAGACAATCAGGTCAACGGAGTCGGAACAGCTTCCCATGTCATTATGCAAGTGTCTGAAACACTGACACAGGTGGCGTCAAACTCTGAACAGGTGACAGAGCAAATCAATGATTCCCTGGAAAAAGCAAATCATGGCGATGCAGCCATTTCAACAGCAGGCTGCCAGATGAATTACATTCATATGAATGTACAGGACTTATCCAAGGTGGTAAAAGGCCTTGGCCAGCGTTCACAGGAAATTGGAAAGATTATTGAAGTGATCACAGGCATTGCCGCTCAAACAAACCTTCTGGCATTGAATGCTGCCATCGAAGCAGCCCGTGCAGGAGAACAGGGAAAAGGCTTTGCAGTCGTAGCTAACGAGGTTCGAAACCTCGCTGAAAAATCGGCGGAATCCACTCTCCAAATCAGCCAGCTGATTTCAAAAATCCAGGAAGAAACCCATCAGGTTGTCCAAACCATGGATACGGTCAATCATGAAGTAACAGAAGGCATGGAAGTCATGAAAGGAGCTGGGGATTCCTTCAAACAAATCCGTCAGTCTGTCAGCATGGTGACCAATCAAATGCAGGAAGTCGCTTCAGCCATTCAGCAAATGTCTGCCGGTTCCCGGCAAATGGTCCAATCCATGGATGAGATCACCCATGTGGCAAATGAATCCGCCATGGCTACACAAAGTGTACTGGCATCAACTGAAGAACAAGCTGCATCCATGGAGGAGATATCCCTTTCCGCTGACCACCTTACGGGCATGGCGGAAGATTTGAAAGAGTTGATCAGCAGGTTTAAGTTATAG
- a CDS encoding aldehyde dehydrogenase, translated as MENYGDLIQKQRSFFNTGKTKDVSFRLEALSKLRTVIKQHEQELMDALKADLNKSEFDAYLTEIGILLEEIRFTMKHLKKWAKPRKVKSSLAQIGSKSYIYPEAYGVALIIAPWNYPFQLAIAPLIGAIAAGNCAILKPSELTPQTSALLSKLISSHFPQEYITVVEGDAETSTALLNEKLDYIFFTGSVPVGKIIMEAASKNLTPVTLELGGKSPCIVHEDANLKLAAKRIAWGKYINAGQTCVAPDYLYVHSRVKEEFLKELKQAIQELYGENPIASGHFTRIVSEKHFSRLTKFLTNGTTIHGGRHDLSSLSIEPTVLGNITWNDEVMQDEIFGPILPVLEYEDLSKMIGEVTARPKPLALYIFTESEGIQSQILSSISFGGGCINDTVYHLSSPYLPFGGVGESGIGAYHGKGSFDVFSHEKSILKQTTRFDLPFRYPTTKDALKKVKFFIK; from the coding sequence ATGGAAAATTACGGCGATCTGATTCAAAAACAAAGAAGCTTCTTCAACACTGGTAAAACAAAGGATGTCTCATTCAGACTGGAAGCCCTCAGCAAGCTGCGTACAGTCATAAAACAGCATGAGCAGGAATTAATGGATGCGTTAAAGGCTGATCTCAATAAAAGTGAATTCGATGCCTATTTAACCGAAATCGGAATTCTGCTTGAAGAGATCCGCTTTACCATGAAGCACCTGAAAAAATGGGCGAAGCCAAGAAAGGTGAAGTCGTCGCTTGCACAGATCGGTTCAAAAAGCTATATCTATCCGGAGGCATACGGTGTTGCGCTTATCATAGCGCCCTGGAATTATCCTTTCCAGCTGGCGATTGCACCACTGATTGGAGCGATCGCTGCAGGAAACTGCGCGATTCTGAAGCCATCAGAATTAACACCTCAAACTTCCGCATTGCTGTCAAAGTTGATCAGCAGCCATTTTCCTCAAGAGTATATAACAGTTGTTGAAGGCGACGCAGAAACAAGCACAGCGCTTTTAAATGAAAAGCTGGACTATATTTTCTTCACAGGCAGTGTCCCTGTTGGAAAAATCATTATGGAAGCCGCTTCGAAAAATCTTACACCGGTAACGCTGGAACTTGGCGGTAAGAGTCCGTGCATCGTACATGAAGATGCCAACCTGAAGCTTGCTGCGAAGAGAATAGCATGGGGAAAGTACATTAATGCCGGCCAGACATGTGTTGCTCCTGATTATCTTTATGTTCACAGCAGAGTAAAAGAGGAATTTCTTAAAGAATTAAAGCAGGCCATACAGGAGCTTTATGGAGAAAATCCGATTGCATCCGGCCATTTCACCCGGATCGTCAGTGAAAAACATTTCAGCCGTCTCACTAAATTTTTAACCAATGGCACTACTATTCACGGAGGCAGGCATGATTTAAGCTCATTAAGCATCGAACCGACTGTTCTCGGCAATATAACCTGGAATGATGAGGTTATGCAGGATGAAATATTCGGGCCGATTCTCCCCGTGCTCGAATATGAAGACTTGTCCAAAATGATTGGAGAAGTTACAGCACGACCGAAACCTTTGGCCCTATATATCTTTACAGAAAGTGAAGGTATCCAAAGCCAGATTCTAAGCAGCATTTCCTTTGGTGGGGGATGCATCAATGATACCGTTTATCATTTGAGTTCACCATATCTGCCTTTCGGCGGCGTGGGGGAGAGCGGGATTGGCGCTTATCACGGAAAGGGCAGCTTTGATGTCTTTTCCCATGAAAAAAGCATACTGAAGCAAACCACCAGATTTGATCTGCCATTCCGGTATCCGACTACAAAGGATGCTTTAAAAAAGGTGAAGTTTTTTATAAAATAA
- a CDS encoding DUF1646 family protein produces MIYLLVVIFIIVLVMPFLSEFVEKNLEMFLFLMGLSAALASGVLNSGLFVQAAQEPVKITLAVFIAGLLFKWFQANLEKSILSVSRRMPFRLFAALMVIFLGLISSVITAIIAALVLVLIISALRLDRTSEVRLTVLACFSIGLGAALTPIGEPLSTIAISKMKEDFFFLMDLVGPQIIIALVFFGIMAAIAVKPPSSGKASFTKKPASENYEEIFVRALKIYFFVMGLTMLGAGFEPLINHFLIGLNPLLLYWINMISAVLDNATLAAAEISPSMDHFTVQSILLGLLISGGMLIPGNIPNIIAAGKLQITSKEWAVFGVPFGLVTMIGYFVFILMTGN; encoded by the coding sequence ATGATTTATTTATTAGTGGTTATTTTCATAATTGTTCTTGTCATGCCTTTTCTATCTGAGTTTGTAGAAAAAAATCTGGAGATGTTTTTATTTTTAATGGGGCTTTCCGCAGCACTTGCAAGCGGAGTTCTAAACAGCGGTCTTTTTGTACAAGCAGCACAGGAGCCTGTAAAAATTACACTCGCTGTCTTTATTGCAGGCCTCTTGTTTAAGTGGTTTCAGGCAAATCTGGAAAAAAGCATCCTTTCAGTAAGCCGGCGCATGCCGTTTCGATTATTTGCAGCATTGATGGTCATTTTCCTGGGATTAATTTCAAGTGTTATTACCGCTATTATTGCTGCACTGGTTCTTGTGTTAATTATTAGTGCCCTAAGGCTTGATAGAACCTCAGAGGTCAGGCTGACAGTACTCGCCTGCTTCTCAATTGGCCTTGGCGCAGCACTGACGCCAATTGGCGAGCCGCTTTCCACCATTGCCATCAGTAAAATGAAAGAAGACTTTTTCTTTTTGATGGATTTGGTTGGACCGCAAATTATTATTGCCCTCGTGTTTTTCGGCATCATGGCAGCGATAGCTGTTAAACCGCCTAGTTCTGGCAAAGCTTCCTTTACCAAAAAGCCTGCCAGTGAAAACTATGAAGAAATCTTTGTCAGGGCTTTGAAGATTTACTTTTTTGTCATGGGCCTGACGATGCTTGGTGCTGGTTTTGAACCGCTGATCAATCACTTTTTAATCGGTTTAAACCCGCTTCTGTTATATTGGATCAATATGATTTCTGCTGTCCTGGACAATGCCACCCTTGCCGCGGCTGAAATCAGCCCATCCATGGATCATTTTACTGTTCAATCTATTCTTCTTGGACTCCTGATCAGCGGCGGAATGCTGATCCCCGGGAATATTCCCAATATCATTGCTGCCGGTAAACTGCAGATTACGAGTAAAGAGTGGGCCGTATTCGGAGTGCCTTTTGGATTGGTCACGATGATTGGATATTTTGTGTTTATATTGATGACCGGAAATTGA
- a CDS encoding glycerate kinase yields MKIVIAPDSFKESLSALEAANAIERGFKSIFPNAQYKKMPMADGGEGTVQSLVDATNGRIIECIVTGPLGEPVQAFFGLMGNGKTAVIEMASASGLHLVSPEKRNPLLTSTRGTGELIAAAMDTGVQHIIIGIGGSATNDAGAGMIQALGGKLLDKTGSEIGQGGGALAQLAAIDISELDSRLRNVHIEVACDVDNPLTGPRGASAVFGPQKGATPEMVQVLDRNLGHFADVVENALGKSFRDIEGAGAAGGIGGSLLAFLNADLKRGIDIVLDAVNFEEEVKGADLVITGEGRIDSQTIYGKTPIGVAKAAKKHGIPVIGLAGSLSDDSHIIHEHGIDALFSIVPGVITLPDAFEKAALYMERTARNIAAIMKMNRI; encoded by the coding sequence ATGAAAATAGTTATTGCGCCCGATTCATTTAAAGAGAGTTTATCGGCACTTGAGGCAGCGAATGCCATTGAGCGAGGGTTTAAATCGATATTCCCTAATGCCCAATATAAAAAAATGCCGATGGCTGACGGAGGAGAGGGAACGGTCCAATCGCTTGTAGATGCAACAAACGGAAGAATTATTGAGTGTATTGTTACAGGTCCCCTGGGAGAACCGGTACAGGCATTCTTTGGCTTAATGGGAAATGGAAAGACAGCTGTCATTGAGATGGCCTCTGCATCCGGCCTGCATCTGGTTTCTCCAGAAAAACGAAATCCCTTGCTGACGTCAACGCGGGGAACAGGGGAATTAATTGCTGCCGCAATGGACACAGGAGTTCAGCACATCATAATTGGTATCGGCGGAAGTGCGACAAATGATGCCGGAGCCGGAATGATACAAGCATTGGGCGGAAAACTTCTTGATAAAACCGGCAGCGAAATCGGCCAGGGCGGAGGAGCGCTTGCACAGCTTGCAGCCATTGACATATCAGAGCTTGATTCCAGGCTGCGGAATGTCCATATCGAAGTAGCCTGTGACGTTGATAACCCATTAACTGGTCCAAGAGGCGCATCCGCTGTCTTTGGCCCGCAAAAAGGGGCGACACCTGAGATGGTACAGGTCCTGGACCGGAATCTGGGCCATTTTGCAGATGTAGTTGAAAACGCCCTCGGCAAATCGTTCCGCGATATAGAGGGGGCTGGAGCGGCAGGAGGAATAGGCGGAAGTCTCCTCGCTTTCTTAAATGCTGACTTAAAAAGAGGAATTGATATTGTCCTTGACGCGGTTAACTTTGAGGAAGAAGTAAAAGGTGCTGATCTTGTCATTACTGGCGAAGGCAGGATTGACAGCCAGACGATTTATGGAAAAACGCCAATTGGGGTGGCAAAAGCGGCAAAGAAGCACGGAATACCCGTAATCGGTCTTGCAGGTTCCTTATCAGACGACAGCCATATCATCCATGAACATGGTATTGATGCGCTTTTCAGCATAGTTCCTGGCGTGATAACCCTTCCGGATGCTTTTGAGAAAGCAGCACTTTACATGGAAAGGACAGCGAGGAACATAGCGGCCATTATGAAAATGAATAGGATATGA
- a CDS encoding AbgT family transporter translates to MAQNSRKEKKTFFDRMLDSIEYAGNKLPDPIVLFFILCGIILGASFIAGLFKLSATHPVTGETVVANNLLDGAGLVDIITGMVTNFSEFPPLGMVLVMMIGVGLAEQSGFFDTLMKRSVVATPKKIIIPSIILIAIVGNVAADATQVVLPPIAAAVLMAFGYHPMVGLIVAYASTTGAFSANLMIGMTDTLAAGFTESGAQTVNPDYKANPAMNYYFIAVSTFFLLAVSTWVTYKFTIPRFGKYSGEMDAMTTTVSKEESRGLKWAGISAAVFLAAVLAMVLPENGILRNPETGSIIEGSPLMDGIVPLLTIFFLLPGLFYGMGAGTIKTSKDFGEMTGKAMSTMGPYIVLVFASAQFLAYFADSNLGPIIAIKGADFLESVGFTGVPLFIVFILFVSSINILIGSASAKWAILAPIFVPMFMFLDYHPAFTQALYRVGDSITNPITPMLPYLVLLLSFAKKYDKNMGLGTLISALFPYTIFFGIFWILLIIVWYLLGIPVGPEGPIHL, encoded by the coding sequence ATGGCACAGAACAGCAGAAAAGAGAAAAAGACATTTTTTGATCGGATGCTCGATTCGATTGAATACGCAGGAAATAAGCTTCCAGACCCCATTGTCCTGTTTTTTATCCTATGCGGAATTATCCTTGGGGCATCCTTTATCGCGGGGTTATTCAAATTATCCGCAACCCATCCGGTAACAGGGGAGACCGTAGTGGCGAATAACCTCCTGGACGGAGCAGGGCTTGTTGATATCATAACCGGCATGGTAACAAACTTCAGCGAATTTCCTCCGCTTGGAATGGTATTAGTGATGATGATCGGTGTAGGTCTTGCTGAACAGAGTGGTTTTTTCGATACGCTGATGAAACGTTCGGTTGTTGCCACACCGAAAAAAATCATTATCCCAAGCATCATTTTAATCGCTATTGTCGGTAATGTTGCAGCAGATGCAACCCAGGTAGTATTGCCGCCAATAGCAGCAGCCGTTCTTATGGCGTTTGGCTACCATCCTATGGTCGGCCTGATTGTCGCTTATGCATCTACAACGGGTGCGTTTTCTGCCAACCTGATGATTGGGATGACAGATACACTGGCGGCCGGCTTCACGGAATCAGGTGCACAAACCGTAAATCCTGATTATAAAGCCAATCCGGCAATGAATTATTACTTTATAGCCGTTTCTACCTTTTTCTTACTGGCTGTTTCCACCTGGGTAACGTACAAATTTACCATTCCGCGTTTTGGCAAGTATTCAGGAGAAATGGACGCCATGACGACAACTGTTTCAAAAGAAGAAAGCCGCGGGCTTAAGTGGGCCGGAATTTCGGCAGCTGTTTTCCTTGCTGCAGTCCTGGCCATGGTCCTTCCGGAAAACGGAATCCTGAGAAATCCGGAAACAGGCTCCATCATTGAAGGTTCCCCTTTAATGGATGGAATTGTTCCCTTATTGACCATCTTCTTCCTGCTGCCTGGATTATTCTATGGAATGGGAGCAGGCACGATCAAAACGTCCAAGGACTTCGGTGAAATGACCGGAAAAGCAATGAGTACAATGGGACCATACATTGTTCTGGTTTTTGCTTCAGCACAATTCCTTGCATATTTCGCTGATTCCAATCTTGGGCCAATCATCGCCATTAAAGGAGCCGATTTTCTGGAATCTGTCGGATTTACCGGAGTTCCTTTATTCATTGTGTTTATTTTATTTGTAAGCTCTATCAATATACTAATTGGAAGTGCATCAGCAAAATGGGCAATCCTTGCACCGATTTTCGTCCCGATGTTCATGTTCCTTGATTACCATCCGGCTTTCACACAGGCACTGTACCGTGTCGGAGATTCCATTACGAATCCGATTACGCCAATGCTTCCGTATCTTGTTTTGTTACTATCTTTTGCGAAAAAGTATGACAAAAATATGGGATTGGGGACATTGATTTCAGCCCTTTTCCCTTACACCATATTCTTCGGGATTTTCTGGATCCTGCTGATTATCGTCTGGTATCTGCTGGGTATACCAGTGGGGCCAGAGGGACCGATCCATCTGTAA
- a CDS encoding GntP family permease: MDVTVSALGAITALVIAILLILKKVPPAYGMVAGALIGGLVGGADITNTVNLMMEGAKDIIPAVLRILAAGILAGVLIESGAASSIAETIVKKFGETRALLALAVATMILTTVGVFVDVAVITVSPIALAIAKRAKLSKTAILLAMIGGGKAGNIMSPNPNAIAASDAFGVPLTSVMAAGIIPAIFGLAVTYLIAKKLVHKGSMISESEVEANSHTKLPLFFTAMIAPLVTIILLALRPLFDINIDPMVALPVGGIIGAIAMKKTSKINEYAISGLNKMSGVAIMLLGTGTLAGIIANSSLKDVIINALTSSGLPAYLLAPVSGIFMSAATASTTAGTAVASGVFGSTILGLGISALAGAAMIHAGATVLDHLPHGSFFHATAGSVNMDMKERLKLMPYESLIGLTLAVISTLIFGVFKLFG; encoded by the coding sequence ATGGATGTTACTGTAAGCGCTTTAGGTGCGATCACAGCTTTAGTCATTGCCATACTATTAATCTTGAAAAAAGTACCGCCTGCTTATGGAATGGTCGCAGGTGCTTTAATTGGCGGCTTAGTCGGCGGAGCGGATATCACGAACACAGTGAATTTAATGATGGAAGGAGCTAAGGACATCATACCGGCGGTGCTCAGAATCCTGGCAGCCGGCATACTGGCCGGTGTTCTGATAGAATCTGGCGCCGCTTCTTCCATTGCCGAAACAATCGTAAAAAAGTTCGGAGAAACCCGGGCACTTCTTGCCTTAGCGGTGGCAACGATGATCCTGACAACGGTCGGTGTATTTGTTGATGTGGCAGTCATAACCGTATCACCAATCGCCCTGGCAATCGCGAAAAGAGCGAAACTGTCCAAAACAGCCATTTTGCTGGCGATGATTGGCGGAGGGAAAGCAGGAAACATCATGTCCCCTAATCCGAATGCCATTGCTGCTTCAGATGCCTTTGGCGTACCCCTTACTTCGGTTATGGCGGCAGGGATCATCCCGGCCATATTTGGACTTGCTGTCACATATCTTATTGCTAAAAAATTAGTACATAAGGGATCTATGATTTCAGAAAGCGAAGTCGAAGCAAACAGTCATACAAAGCTGCCATTATTTTTCACGGCGATGATTGCGCCGCTCGTTACGATTATATTATTGGCGCTGCGCCCGCTATTTGACATCAATATTGATCCGATGGTGGCACTTCCCGTCGGAGGAATCATCGGGGCCATTGCTATGAAAAAGACCAGCAAAATCAATGAATACGCTATATCCGGTTTAAACAAAATGTCAGGCGTTGCCATCATGCTTCTTGGAACCGGAACCCTGGCAGGAATCATCGCAAACTCAAGCTTAAAAGATGTGATCATTAATGCGTTAACATCCTCAGGTCTTCCAGCGTATCTGCTGGCGCCTGTTTCAGGTATTTTCATGTCAGCTGCAACAGCATCCACAACGGCCGGGACTGCCGTCGCGAGCGGAGTCTTTGGCAGCACGATTTTAGGATTGGGAATATCAGCTTTAGCAGGAGCAGCCATGATTCATGCGGGAGCCACCGTACTGGATCACCTGCCGCACGGAAGCTTCTTTCATGCCACCGCAGGAAGCGTCAATATGGATATGAAGGAACGCTTAAAGCTGATGCCATATGAATCGCTTATCGGTTTAACTCTTGCCGTTATTTCAACTCTGATATTTGGAGTCTTTAAGCTTTTTGGCTAA
- a CDS encoding MFS transporter, with protein MDKRIYLLAIISFVVGMVELIIGGLLDLVASDLGVSLGQAGLLITVFSLAFAIAAPVLLTMTVKMERSRLMMISLAVFLAGNIVAVFSPFYSVLLVGRILSAVSGSLLIALCMTMASYIVSEEYRARAIGIVFMGISASLVLGVPIGLMLGNAFGWRAPFVLISALTLLSMAGVYFFLGKVAPKPAVPIGVQLKTLKSRKIALIQITSFLLMTGHLVFYGYLTPFLKMNLGLDGNWVSIVYLIFGIAAVIGGGLGGHLADRFGAKSVILTLVAMFGITLFALPFAAFSLPIFLFTVVIWSMLSWAITPAIHSYLIEVTPETSDIQQTLNNSAVHMGMAFGSMIGGIMIETTSVEYNAAAGSIFIIMALGTAALSMAKKETRTAAAE; from the coding sequence TTGGATAAACGCATCTATTTATTGGCAATCATATCATTTGTTGTTGGAATGGTGGAATTGATTATAGGAGGGCTGCTGGATCTTGTCGCTTCAGATCTGGGTGTCAGCCTGGGGCAGGCGGGCCTGTTAATTACAGTATTTTCACTTGCCTTTGCCATCGCAGCTCCTGTCCTGCTCACAATGACGGTTAAAATGGAACGCAGCCGTTTAATGATGATATCCTTGGCTGTATTTTTGGCCGGGAACATTGTGGCTGTATTCAGCCCGTTTTACAGTGTTTTATTAGTCGGCCGAATTCTTTCGGCAGTAAGCGGCTCACTGCTCATAGCCTTGTGCATGACAATGGCATCATACATCGTTTCAGAGGAATATCGTGCACGTGCGATCGGAATCGTGTTTATGGGAATCAGTGCATCCCTTGTACTGGGTGTTCCCATTGGATTAATGCTTGGAAATGCTTTCGGCTGGCGGGCTCCCTTTGTACTGATTTCAGCACTTACACTCTTATCAATGGCCGGAGTATACTTCTTTCTTGGAAAGGTTGCTCCAAAGCCGGCTGTGCCGATTGGCGTACAGCTTAAAACGCTGAAAAGCAGGAAAATAGCGCTCATACAGATAACATCCTTTTTACTGATGACAGGCCACTTAGTTTTTTACGGATATCTGACACCTTTCCTGAAAATGAATTTGGGTCTTGATGGAAACTGGGTCAGTATTGTCTACCTGATTTTCGGAATTGCGGCGGTAATCGGCGGCGGTCTCGGCGGCCACCTGGCAGACCGTTTCGGTGCAAAATCGGTCATTTTAACGCTTGTTGCCATGTTCGGAATTACACTTTTCGCATTGCCTTTTGCAGCTTTTTCCCTGCCGATATTCCTTTTCACAGTAGTCATTTGGAGTATGCTCAGCTGGGCGATCACACCTGCCATACACAGCTACTTAATTGAAGTAACACCGGAGACTTCGGATATTCAGCAAACATTGAACAATTCGGCAGTTCACATGGGAATGGCATTCGGCAGCATGATCGGCGGAATCATGATTGAGACAACCTCCGTCGAATACAATGCAGCTGCAGGAAGTATTTTTATAATTATGGCTCTTGGTACAGCAGCTCTTTCCATGGCGAAAAAAGAGACAAGGACTGCTGCCGCAGAATAA